Genomic segment of Streptomyces longhuiensis:
TCAACACCGAGACCGATCACGGGCGACTCCTCGGCGACCCAACGGGCGCACTCCGCCGAGAGTCCCGGAGTGTGCGGGCCGTTCTCGTCGGCGTTGAGGAACTCCTGCTGAGCGTGCGAGCGGTCGTCCCAACCTGTGCGCAGCAGCAGCCAGCCCGCGTCGGGCAGTGGCCCGTACTTCGCTTCCCACGCCTTGACGTGGTCGATCTCGACCAGGAAGTCGGGGTTCGCGGCCGCCTCGGCGGAGAAGTCCAACACGGCTGCCGGAGCGATCAGTTGCTGCGCGGGCACGGATGCCACGTCGGCGAGCGCCTGCCCCGTGATCCAGTGATTGGGCGCGTCGAAATGCGTGCCGGTGTGCTCGCCGCTGCGGAAGTTGTTCCAGTACCAGGCGGGTCCCCGGTCGTCGTAGCGGCTGATCTCCTCCAGTTCGAAGACCGCGGTCTGGCCGAACTGGGCGGGCAGTTGGAGCACCGGCGTGGACGACGACAACGGCGCCGTCAGGTCGACGACCTCGATCGAGCCACTGCGCAACGCGGACGTCAGCGCGGCGAGGACGGAGGGGTGGGACATCATGGCCTCCTGCGGCTGGGGGCTGATCCGCGACGATCATAGTGCTGGCGCAGACATGGAGAGGGCGGCACCACAGGTACGACACGCCTCAAGTGCGGCTGTCTGCTATCTGTCCAAGGCAGGAAGGTGCGCGAGGCCGGTTTCGTTCATGATGCGCTCGACCGTGGCATCAAGCCGGCTGTCGGCACCGATCACCGACTCCAGGCCGCCGGGAAGCAGGTCCCGCTCCCGGTACCAGTCACGCAGGTGCTGCTCAGTGACCTGGGCCAGATACTCGTGATCGGCCTTCGACGCGTGCCGCACCAGCGTCTCCTCGATCGAGATGTCGAGGTAGTAGCAGCGGGAGACACCACGATGGGCCCCGACCAGGCCGGCGACCATGTCGCCGTAGCGGTCGGCGTACAGGATTCCCTCGACCACCACGTGGTATCCGGCGTCGAGCGCGTAGCGGGCGACCGTGTCGATCAGGCCGATGTTGGCACCGCCGGGCACGTCCCGCTCGCGCAGCACGATCCGACGCAGGTTGTCCTGCCCCACCAGCGCCAGGCCCCTCCCGAAGCGGTCCCGGATCCCGGCCGCCACCGATGACTTGCCGGAAGCCGAGTTCCCGCGGACCACAACCAGCCGGGTCTCTTCCGTTCCCACACTCACGGGCAGAACCGTAGCCGCGACGGAAAGACTCGGCCACGCGGAATAGGTCATTACTCTGGCCGCACGAGAGGTGGATCTCGCCGACGTGGTGGACGAGAGAGAAGGGGACACCAGCGTCGTCCAATGGCGGGCGGGCCGTGAGGGGTCCTGGCTGGGCGAGGAGATGCGCGCGGCGTTGGTGGGACTCCCGTCAGAGAGTCGCTCCGGGGAGGAGCGAGGAGGGGTGCGATATGCGCGGAGCGCCAGGCATCAGGCACAGTCACAGCGGCAGCGGCAGCGGCAGCGGCAGCGGCATGGTCACCGTCGCCGTGCTTGCCACCCTCCTCACCGGCGCGGGATGCGCCTCGGACTCCGGTGGCACGGCGGACTCCAGTAGCAAAAACATCCCGCCGAAGACCTCTGCCGGCTCCCTCACCTGGGAGTTCGAGCACATCGCGGACTTCAGCGGAAAGATCACCGATGTCGCCGCCCTGGCCAAGGACGACGTCTGGGCGGTGGCGACCGAGAACAACGGCAACTCAAATGCTCACCTCCTGCACTACGACGGCACGCAGTGGAAGCGTGAGCCCCTGCCCGAAGCCCTCGGCACCAGCCTCTACCCACCCTCCCTCGAAGAGGTCGGTGAGAAAACGTTGTGGCTGCGGCCGCAGACGCAGTCGCAGACCACAGAAGATGCCTCCGCCATGAACCGCTGGGCACAGTGGGACGGCATGCGCTGGTCGCCGGTGCCGAACCCTCCGCCAGGCAGTGCCGGTGACTTCGAGGCCACAGGCCCGGACGACATCTGGACCCTCGACGCCGCCAAGCAGACGGCACAGCACTGGAACGGCACCCGCTGGACCACGACCCGCCTGCCCTACGGAACCTCCGACCTGGCAATCGTTGGACGGGACGACGCCTGGGCGGTCGGCAGCCGGTCAACGGGGCCGGGCACCGAACTGGGCACCGGCGAGGGCTACAGCCAGCCCGCCTCGATGCACTGGGACGGTACGTCCTGGAAACCGGTGGACACCCCACAAGCGCACTTCAAGGACCCCGTCCCACCGGAACCCGGCGCCGACCTCAGTCAGGTCTTCGCCCTCGACAGCGGTGAGATCCGCGCGTACGGCATCAACACCTTCAACCACGGCGAGGTCGACGACGAGCCCGCGGACCAGTTCCTCCGGCTGCGCTGGGACGGCTCCAAGTGGGTCGAGCAGGAGCCCGCGCCGGGCGGTTGCGCTCTGCGCAGGCCGGTCGGCCAGGACGACAACGGCCTTTTCCTGGACGGCAATTGGTACCTCACCGACGGCGGCACATGCGTGAAGATCAAGCGCCACCGTCTCCCCGTGTCCACCGGCGCCCGCAAAGCGTCGAACCAGTCCTTGTGGCTGGAGGAGATCCACCAGGTGCCCGGCACCGACGAATGGCTCGGTGCCGGACACGTCCAGGTCAATCAGTCCGGTGACCCCTTCGGCGCCCCCGTCGTCGTACGCCTCAAGCGGGGCTGCTGACCTCCTCGACCACCGAAAGCCCGGCCGAGGCTCCGGCGCGGCTCAGCCTCGGACCTTCATCAGGGGCGCTGTCCGGTGGGTGATCGCCCGTCAAGACAGGATCTCGACGTACCCGTCGGTTCCGTGCACGCGGATCCGCTGCCCGTCCCGGATCAGCCGGGTGGCCTGCTCCACGCCCACGACGGCCGGCAGGCCGTACTCCCGGGCGATCACCGCACCATGGGTCATCAGGCCACCCACCTCCGTCACCAGGCCCGCGATTCCGACGAACAGCGGAGACCAGCTGGGGTCCGTGAAGGCCGTGACCAGGATGTCGCCCGCTTCGAGATCGGCGTCCGCCATGTCGAGGATGACGCGGGCCCGCCCCTCGATGGTCCCGGCGGAAACCGGTACGCCGATCAGGGCGCCTGCCGGCGCGTCGTCGCGCCGGTACGCCCCGGTGAGGGCTTCGCCGTCCGAGGTGAGCACCCGGGGTGGCGTGAGCGCGTGGAACGAACGGAACGCCTCCTTGCGCTGCTGGATGAGCTCTTCGTCCACCTGGTGCGAGCGCACGACGTCGTGGAGTTCCTGGAAGGTGAGGTAGAAGACGTCCTCCTTCTCAGGAAGCACGTCGGCCTGCACGAGGAGCTCGGCCTCCGCCAGCAGAGCCTGCTTGTAGACGAAGTAGCGGCTGATGATGCCGTACTTGGGGTACTCCCGATAGCCGATGAAGGTTCTGACCCGGTCGATCATCCCCTTGACCTCGTCGGCTTTCCGGTCCCCGTCCGGCAGGGCGCGCAAGCGTGACAGCACGTCCTGTTCCTTCTTCTGGGCCTTCTGCCGCCCTTGCTCGAAGCGCCGCTCGGCGGCGCCCGGCTCGAAGTTCCTGACGTTGTCGAGGATCACGGGCACCAGCGTGCTGGGGCGCTCGCGCCAGCGTGGCCTCGTGATGTCGATCTCGCCGACGCAGCGCATGCCGTACCGGTCGAGGTAGGCCTCGATCGCGTCGCGCGCCTCGGTCCCGCCCGCGAGCTTCGCCAGGTCGTCCAGGAAGTCATCGCCGTCGACGCCTTGCAGGAACGCCACCACTTCCGGCTGCGGGCGGATCACGTCCGCGACGTCGAGCAGTGCCAGTCCCATCTCCGAGGTGATGTTGTCGGGGGCGGACAGCGTCAGCGTGTCAGCCACGTTCTTCTCGCCGAGCCACTCCTGCAGCTTGTCGTTGAGCCACCACGTCGCCTCCATCCCGGCCATGATCGCCTGAATGCTCAGCGGATCACTGAGCACTCGCTTGTGCTCCTCGAAGGCCTCCAGCAGGAAGTCGAACAGCGCCGGTCCGGTCTTCGTCCGAATGTCGCGCTCCAAGGCGGCGATGGATGCCCGGCTGCGCTCGATGAGCTCGGTGACGACGGCCGGATCGGTGTCGATCGGGGCGGGCGGGCCGCCGGCCGGCGGCCCGCCGGGGCCCGCGTCCGGGAGCGTCGGGACGAAACCGTCGCGGTCGAGGACGGTCTCCAGAGCGTGCCTGATCAGCGGATCGCCCTTGCCCATCGCCTCAAGGAGGCCGGCGCGGCTCGCGGGCGAGGCCAGGCGCCGGGTGACGTCGACGAACAGTCTGCCGCCGGCCTCGTGCATCGGCACCATGGCCGTGAGCTGCCACATGGAGAACCCGAGGGGCTTCATGGGGTCGGTCATCATCTGCCCATGGCCGACAGAGACGTAGACGTGGTTGTCCTGGTCTCCGCTCTCGGGAATGGGGAACAGCGTCGTGATCGGCCGGCTCTGCACGATCTGGAAGCCGTCGTCGACCAGGCACCATTCGATGTCCTGCGGGCGGCCGAAGTGCGCTTCGATCCGCCGCCCGAGCTGCGCGAGCCGCACGGCCTGCGCATCCGTCAGCGCGGGCTGCTCCTGCTGCTGCGAGTCGATCGTGACTTCCTGCGTCCCGCCGGCCGGAAGGGCGTGAACGGCGCGCTGTTTGGCGGCGATCGCCTTGTCGACGACTTCGCCGTCCCGCACCTTGAAGACGTCCGGGTTCACCAGACCGGAGACCAGGGCCTCGCCGAGGCCGAAGCCGGCGTCCACGGTGGCGACCTTCCGGTTGCCGGTGACGGGGTCGGCCGTGAACAGGATGCCGGACGCATGCGGGAAGACCATGCGCTGCACGACCACGGCCATGTGGACCGTGCGGTGGTCGATGCCGTTCCGCTGGCGGTAGGTCACGGCCCGCTCGGTGAACAGCGAGGCCCAGCAACGGCTGATGTGCTGGAGGATCGCCGTCGGTCCCACGACGTTCAGGTACGTGTCCTGCTGGCCGGCGAAGGAGGCCGTCGGCAGGTCCTCGGCCGTGGCGCTGGATCGGACGGCGTAGGGGGCCTGCTCGCCGAGCTGGGCGAGCGCGCGGGTGATCGCCGCGGCGAGATCGCCCGGGACGGCGATCCCTTCGATGGTCCGGCGAATCTGCGCGCTGAGCCTGCGGATGGCCTCCCGGTCGTCCGGGTGCAGGCGCGACAGCTGGTCGAGCTGATCGTCGATCGACGGTGCTTCCGCCATGATCCGCCGGAAAGCGTCCGTCGTCACGCAGAAGCCACCCGGCACGCGGACGCCTTCGATCCGCGACAGCCCGCCCAGGTGCGCGCCCTTGCCGCCGACGACCGAGACCTGTGTCCCGTCGACGTCTTCAAGATCCAACACGTACTGCTCAATCACTGCGTTACCTCCGAGGCAGCCGTGCTGCGTCGCACTGCGGTGGCCGGTCGGATCACCGGCACCTCCCACTCTGTCGAACTTCTTGTCGCGCACGTCCTCATCCCTGCTTGTGTTTCCTCTGCAGAGCCGGCCGACCACTCCACCCGGTCGGGCGGCCCGCACCCCCCGCAACCCCATTGCCTGTCCCCCAGCGGTTCGACGTCACCGCGCCCCCTACGTCGACACCAACACACACGTCGTGCCCGCGTCTCCGCAGGTTGTGGCGTCGGCGGACGATTCTGCGCCATGACCCGGGCCTTGCGGCAAGCCCCCCAACGCGCTATAAGTTGAGAGTGGCAAGGAGAGTTCTCTCCTTGCCTTTGTCTTTTCCATTGCCTGTGCGCCTTTGCCGTGCGATGGAACTGAGAACCTTCACGCGAAGCGGTACGGTCACCAGCTCGCTGAGACGGCGCGGGCTCAGCCCGGTGAACGGTGGACGGGGGAAGGCTCCGACGCCGTGATCACGCCAGCCACGCCAGCCACGCCAGCCACGCCAGGATCACCACAACTTTGCCCGCGGCTCAGCCTCAACCGCACGCTCTGGTTACCGCTGAGCGGCAATCCCCCTGCGGGGTCGTGTGGCGATGCCCTCATCAGGTGGGGAGGGCCCGTCAGTTGCGGGACGAGCCTTACGGGTCGTCCGATGTAACGAGTCTGTAGACGTGGGTGAGGGCGCGAGCGATCGCGCACGGTTGCCGGATCGGCGTCACCGTTCGGTCATGCCATGGCAGGTCCTCGGCCAACTCCCCGTCCGTTCTTCTTTTCTGTGGACAAAGTGTGGACGCTCCGCGACCTCATCCCTACGCTGAGCGTCGCTCGGCCACAGAAGTCTGCGTTACCCACAGCGGAACCACGCAGGAGGAAGAGTGACGCCACGCCCCGTGCACATGTCCCGCCCCAGACGTCGCGGCGCCCGAAGAGCCACCGGGCTGCTGCTCACCGCTCTCCTCGGTGCCGGTCTGGTCGCCCCGGCGCCTGCCTCGGCCGATGACCATCCACGGCCGTTCGCGGATCTGCCCCCGCAGGAACCGGGGGTGACCCTGCGCGTCTTCGACATCCAGTCACCACTGAGCAAGCTGTGCGATCTGAAGCCCGCGCAGACCCCGAACGTCGACAAGCTGATCCCCACCGCCGACTGGACGTCCACCGACGGCTTCGGGTTCGAGAACAACTTCGTCTCGCAGATCATCGGCAATCTGAACGTGCCGGAAGCCGGCTCGTACGGATTCCGGCTCATCAGTGACGACGGTTCGCGGCTCTTCCTCGGCGGACAGCAGGTCATCGATCACGACGGGCTGCACGGAGCCGAGCCCAAGGACGGCGAGATCACGCTCAATGCCGGCTACCAGTCGCTGCGCATCGACCACTTCGACGCGGGCGGTGGCCAGCAGGTCACCCTGCAGTGGAAGCCGCCGGGAAAGAGTGAGTTCACCACCGTGCCGAACTCCGTGCTGAGTACGGACGCCGGTGTCGTACGAGTGACGGCGCCCGGCCGCAAGGAGTGCGAGGGGACGTACGACACCCCCGGTGACGGGCTGCCACTGACCGAGGTCAACCCCGGCTACAAGCTGACCGATCTGCGGCCCAAGGGCTTCGAGCCGCAGGTCTCCGCGATGGACTGGCTGCCCGACGACCGCCTTGCGATCACCACCTGGGGCGGCAGCACCGAGACGAAGGGCGAGGTGTACCTCCTCGACCACGTCACCGGGGACACCGGGCCCGACAAGGTCACGTACAAGAAGATCGCCGAGGGGCTCAAGGAGCCGATGGGGATCAAGTACGTGGACGGGAAGCTGTACGTCTCCGAGAAGCATCAGCTGACCGAGCTCGACGACACCGACGGCGACGACGTCATTGACGAGAAGCGGAAGATCGCCGAGTGGCCGTATGGCGGGAACTTCCACGAGTTCGCCTTCGGGCTGCTCTACGACAAGGGCGACTTCTATCTGAATCTTTCGGTCGCGATCAACTACGGCGGAGCGAGCACGGATCCGCAGCCCGCGCCGAACCGCGGTACGACCATCAAGGTCAACAAGGCTACGGGCAAGGTCAGTTACCTCGCCGGCGGTCTGCGTACCCCGAACGGGATCGGGCGCGGCCCGGGCAATGATCTGTTCGTCGCGGACAACCAGGGTGGCTGGCTGCCCGCGTCCAAGCTGGTGCACATCAAGCAGGACCGGTTCTTCAATCACTACATGAACCCGGACGGTCCCTTCGACGACCAGCCCGTCACGAAGCCGGCGCTCTGGCTGCCGCAGAACGAGATCGCCAACTCGCCCAGTACGCCGATGCAGTTGAAGAAGGGGCCGTTCGCCGGGCAGATGGTCTTCGGTGACGTGACGTACGGCGGGCTCCAGCGGGCCGACCTGGAGAAGGTCGCCGGCGAGTACCAGGGTGCGGTGTTCCGGCACACGCAGGGACTCGAGACCGGTATCACCCGGATCAGCACCGGGCCCGACGGCGCGATCTACACCGGCGGGCTCGGCGCCGACGGCAACTGGGGCCAGGAGGGCAAGCTCCGCTTCGGGCTGCAGAAGCTGACGCCGACCGGGAAGACCGCCTTCGACATCAAGACGATGCGCGCCACCCGCGACGGCTTCGAGCTCACCTACACCAAGGCTCTGTCCGAGGAGACCGCGACTAAGCTGACCAAGGGCGCGTACTCCGTCGAGCAGTGGCGCTACGTGCCGACACCCGCGTACGGCGGCCCGAAGGTCGACGAGGAGTCGCTGCCGGTCGTGTCGGCGAAGCTCTCCGACGACCGCCGCAAGGTCCGGCTCGCCATCCCGGGCCTGAAGGCGGACCGCGTGGTGCACGTGCGGTCGCCCCGCCCGTTCTCGTCGTCCGAGGGCGAGCAGTTGTGGTCCACCGAGGCTTGGTACACGCTCAACGCCAAGCCTGGTCCCGAGGAGCCGGTCACCACCTACGACGCCGAGTCGGCAAAGCTCTCCGGCAGTGCCGGCATCGACACCGAGCACGTCGGCTACACCGGCGGGGGCTTCGTCGACGGCTTCGGCGAGCAGGGGGCGAAGGCGAGCTTCGACGTCGTGGTCGACAAGAAGGGCACCTACGACGTGGGCCTGCGGTACGCGAACGGCCCGCACCCCGCACCGGGCACCAAGACGAT
This window contains:
- a CDS encoding cyclase family protein, which encodes MSHPSVLAALTSALRSGSIEVVDLTAPLSSSTPVLQLPAQFGQTAVFELEEISRYDDRGPAWYWNNFRSGEHTGTHFDAPNHWITGQALADVASVPAQQLIAPAAVLDFSAEAAANPDFLVEIDHVKAWEAKYGPLPDAGWLLLRTGWDDRSHAQQEFLNADENGPHTPGLSAECARWVAEESPVIGLGVETVGTDAGQASGFDPAFPCHSFLMGSGKYGLTQLQNLAALPPTGAVVLAGPLPIVTGSGAPARVLALVEHG
- a CDS encoding AAA family ATPase, producing MTYSAWPSLSVAATVLPVSVGTEETRLVVVRGNSASGKSSVAAGIRDRFGRGLALVGQDNLRRIVLRERDVPGGANIGLIDTVARYALDAGYHVVVEGILYADRYGDMVAGLVGAHRGVSRCYYLDISIEETLVRHASKADHEYLAQVTEQHLRDWYRERDLLPGGLESVIGADSRLDATVERIMNETGLAHLPALDR
- the rph gene encoding rifamycin-inactivating phosphotransferase, producing the protein MIEQYVLDLEDVDGTQVSVVGGKGAHLGGLSRIEGVRVPGGFCVTTDAFRRIMAEAPSIDDQLDQLSRLHPDDREAIRRLSAQIRRTIEGIAVPGDLAAAITRALAQLGEQAPYAVRSSATAEDLPTASFAGQQDTYLNVVGPTAILQHISRCWASLFTERAVTYRQRNGIDHRTVHMAVVVQRMVFPHASGILFTADPVTGNRKVATVDAGFGLGEALVSGLVNPDVFKVRDGEVVDKAIAAKQRAVHALPAGGTQEVTIDSQQQEQPALTDAQAVRLAQLGRRIEAHFGRPQDIEWCLVDDGFQIVQSRPITTLFPIPESGDQDNHVYVSVGHGQMMTDPMKPLGFSMWQLTAMVPMHEAGGRLFVDVTRRLASPASRAGLLEAMGKGDPLIRHALETVLDRDGFVPTLPDAGPGGPPAGGPPAPIDTDPAVVTELIERSRASIAALERDIRTKTGPALFDFLLEAFEEHKRVLSDPLSIQAIMAGMEATWWLNDKLQEWLGEKNVADTLTLSAPDNITSEMGLALLDVADVIRPQPEVVAFLQGVDGDDFLDDLAKLAGGTEARDAIEAYLDRYGMRCVGEIDITRPRWRERPSTLVPVILDNVRNFEPGAAERRFEQGRQKAQKKEQDVLSRLRALPDGDRKADEVKGMIDRVRTFIGYREYPKYGIISRYFVYKQALLAEAELLVQADVLPEKEDVFYLTFQELHDVVRSHQVDEELIQQRKEAFRSFHALTPPRVLTSDGEALTGAYRRDDAPAGALIGVPVSAGTIEGRARVILDMADADLEAGDILVTAFTDPSWSPLFVGIAGLVTEVGGLMTHGAVIAREYGLPAVVGVEQATRLIRDGQRIRVHGTDGYVEILS
- a CDS encoding family 16 glycoside hydrolase, encoding MSRPRRRGARRATGLLLTALLGAGLVAPAPASADDHPRPFADLPPQEPGVTLRVFDIQSPLSKLCDLKPAQTPNVDKLIPTADWTSTDGFGFENNFVSQIIGNLNVPEAGSYGFRLISDDGSRLFLGGQQVIDHDGLHGAEPKDGEITLNAGYQSLRIDHFDAGGGQQVTLQWKPPGKSEFTTVPNSVLSTDAGVVRVTAPGRKECEGTYDTPGDGLPLTEVNPGYKLTDLRPKGFEPQVSAMDWLPDDRLAITTWGGSTETKGEVYLLDHVTGDTGPDKVTYKKIAEGLKEPMGIKYVDGKLYVSEKHQLTELDDTDGDDVIDEKRKIAEWPYGGNFHEFAFGLLYDKGDFYLNLSVAINYGGASTDPQPAPNRGTTIKVNKATGKVSYLAGGLRTPNGIGRGPGNDLFVADNQGGWLPASKLVHIKQDRFFNHYMNPDGPFDDQPVTKPALWLPQNEIANSPSTPMQLKKGPFAGQMVFGDVTYGGLQRADLEKVAGEYQGAVFRHTQGLETGITRISTGPDGAIYTGGLGADGNWGQEGKLRFGLQKLTPTGKTAFDIKTMRATRDGFELTYTKALSEETATKLTKGAYSVEQWRYVPTPAYGGPKVDEESLPVVSAKLSDDRRKVRLAIPGLKADRVVHVRSPRPFSSSEGEQLWSTEAWYTLNAKPGPEEPVTTYDAESAKLSGSAGIDTEHVGYTGGGFVDGFGEQGAKASFDVVVDKKGTYDVGLRYANGPHPAPGTKTISVTVNGGDPKQTSLPSTGEWSRWSTKTERLALRKGRNTITYAVGAGDTGHVNLDALDVRRPGARIDLFSGGSISTAWQHSDGRSAEWPHTAEKSMEVCCGDLRTKQHFEDFKLHVEFRVPKLPDDVTGQNRGNSGVYLQERYEVQILDSFGVEKLADNEAGAIYQKKAADLNASTAPETWQTYDITFRAARFDADGKKTSDARVTVVWNGKKVHDNVAVDGPTGAGDPESAAAGAIRLQDHGNKVRFRDVWVEPLS